One region of Candidatus Methylacidiphilales bacterium genomic DNA includes:
- a CDS encoding restriction endonuclease, with the protein MAAPRQFEIQYRGQTHGPYEADQVLGLLDSGRVSRFALVRDVASSQWRSLGDLVAAIRFGQAVPEQTQVDVSAPIQPPPLPPDPEPFQTPEDSSGSLIRIPDLPPLPVTYLAADPPRGLGHWLRGIIKHLPWPVKLVVAMGFIGMAVFGTAGAGFVSAATGGIPVFLSLLFLGFAFMLVGIITTIQAIFRDPKSGAYLGVVMGMIARDIAVRRASDALQKAMAAKPAAPDKQPMPPDEADLRQRLLAMDPFDFERHVMSFFSDAGMVAWVTKKSNDAGVDGFSRHPKGLVVVQCKRNAASNPVGRPVVQQLKGVVEENQAWCGIIVTTSSFTLEAQASGGKSERIVLVDMDALVEWHKTGLSLD; encoded by the coding sequence ATGGCAGCCCCCCGTCAGTTCGAGATTCAATACCGCGGCCAGACCCATGGTCCCTACGAAGCCGACCAAGTGCTGGGACTCTTGGATTCGGGCCGTGTTTCCCGGTTCGCGCTGGTCCGTGATGTGGCTTCCAGCCAGTGGAGAAGCCTGGGGGATTTGGTAGCTGCGATTCGGTTCGGCCAAGCCGTGCCAGAGCAGACGCAAGTGGATGTATCGGCGCCCATTCAGCCCCCGCCGCTCCCGCCTGATCCCGAACCATTCCAAACACCCGAGGACTCTTCGGGTTCCCTGATCAGGATCCCTGATTTGCCTCCGTTGCCGGTCACTTACCTTGCCGCCGATCCGCCCAGAGGACTCGGCCATTGGCTGAGGGGCATCATCAAACATCTGCCTTGGCCCGTGAAACTCGTAGTTGCGATGGGCTTTATCGGAATGGCGGTTTTCGGCACTGCGGGTGCCGGGTTCGTCTCCGCCGCCACGGGAGGCATCCCGGTCTTTCTTTCACTGCTCTTCCTGGGTTTCGCTTTCATGCTGGTGGGGATCATCACCACCATCCAGGCCATCTTCAGGGACCCCAAATCAGGAGCCTACCTCGGTGTGGTCATGGGAATGATTGCCCGCGATATTGCAGTGCGTCGGGCCTCCGATGCCCTCCAGAAAGCCATGGCGGCCAAACCTGCCGCCCCAGACAAGCAGCCCATGCCGCCAGACGAAGCCGACCTGCGGCAGCGTCTGCTCGCCATGGACCCATTCGATTTTGAGCGCCATGTCATGTCCTTTTTCTCGGACGCGGGTATGGTCGCATGGGTGACCAAGAAGTCGAACGATGCCGGCGTTGACGGCTTTTCCCGGCACCCCAAGGGTTTGGTGGTTGTCCAATGCAAGCGGAACGCCGCCTCCAACCCGGTCGGTCGCCCTGTGGTCCAACAACTCAAGGGCGTGGTGGAGGAAAATCAGGCATGGTGCGGAATCATCGTCACCACCTCATCGTTCACGCTTGAGGCCCAGGCGAGTGGAGGCAAATCGGAGCGGATTGTCCTTGTGGACATGGATGCGTTGGTTGAATGGCATAAAACCGGACTGAGCCTAGATTGA
- a CDS encoding DUF4236 domain-containing protein has product MGLRFRKRIKILPGINLNLGLGGVSVSTGVPGLRFNLSKRGLSRTVGIPGTGFYHTERIRSAPRRQNSFSRGQSVAIQSLEELKAAAATPGAVFRHRDSGRKASSASVLAEIRRMETQRAISSARDQIQAEQDHLEELLNFWKDIPRIPSWDEYTAALAPEVFVTDLARPLEPDEVQARREHLFGLEQELATQFPYRFLPKFTYRSKIKALEHQRWPGYWECLLEAFRQKFEVYQAEYSRQAEDWQTAEAERTQFLYRMMSGDLEAVVSGAEATIEAINFPFETECEIFAGEAVALFLHLDLPEIEDVIPSHRKEVLKKGSIRERKIPPKERNEMYARLVLGHAVFVSSTILSAVPYPQHINVTAYTQRARRKAGDPVDTYVLGLGMSREALAAFDAEVEDILDWVRGQHPVMDLDADFHFCPIERPAWLAEVES; this is encoded by the coding sequence ATGGGTTTACGTTTTCGCAAGCGAATCAAGATTCTTCCAGGGATCAACCTGAATCTGGGACTTGGAGGAGTTTCGGTCAGCACGGGAGTTCCTGGCCTCCGTTTTAATCTCTCCAAGCGCGGACTCAGTCGCACGGTAGGCATCCCTGGGACTGGCTTCTACCACACCGAAAGAATCAGGTCCGCACCCAGAAGGCAAAACTCGTTCTCCCGCGGTCAATCGGTTGCGATCCAAAGTTTGGAGGAATTGAAAGCAGCAGCCGCCACGCCGGGTGCTGTCTTCCGCCATAGGGATAGTGGCCGCAAGGCCTCCTCGGCCTCGGTCCTCGCCGAAATTAGGCGCATGGAGACACAGCGGGCCATCTCTTCAGCACGCGATCAAATCCAGGCCGAGCAGGACCATCTCGAGGAGTTACTCAACTTTTGGAAGGACATTCCCCGGATCCCTTCGTGGGATGAATACACTGCGGCCTTGGCACCCGAAGTGTTTGTGACCGACTTGGCGCGACCCCTGGAACCGGACGAAGTCCAGGCACGTCGGGAGCACCTGTTTGGTTTGGAGCAGGAACTGGCTACACAATTTCCCTACCGCTTTCTCCCAAAGTTCACTTATCGGTCAAAGATCAAGGCCCTGGAGCACCAACGATGGCCCGGTTACTGGGAATGCCTGCTCGAAGCATTCAGGCAGAAATTCGAGGTTTACCAAGCTGAGTATTCACGCCAAGCGGAAGACTGGCAGACCGCAGAGGCCGAACGAACCCAGTTTCTTTATCGGATGATGTCCGGCGATCTTGAAGCTGTGGTGTCGGGGGCTGAAGCCACGATTGAGGCAATCAACTTCCCCTTCGAGACGGAGTGCGAAATCTTCGCCGGTGAAGCCGTTGCGCTATTCTTGCATCTCGACTTGCCAGAAATCGAAGATGTCATCCCTTCTCATCGCAAGGAAGTCCTCAAAAAAGGATCGATCCGTGAGCGAAAAATCCCTCCCAAAGAAAGAAACGAGATGTATGCGCGCCTTGTTCTTGGGCATGCCGTCTTTGTGTCATCCACCATCTTGTCGGCCGTGCCTTACCCCCAGCATATCAATGTCACGGCCTATACCCAGCGAGCCCGTCGCAAGGCGGGAGATCCGGTGGACACGTATGTCTTAGGTTTGGGTATGTCCCGCGAGGCGCTGGCCGCTTTCGATGCAGAGGTTGAGGATATCCTCGACTGGGTGAGGGGACAGCACCCGGTCATGGACCTCGACGCCGATTTCCATTTCTGTCCTATCGAGCGTCCTGCCTGGCTGGCTGAGGTCGAATCCTGA
- a CDS encoding AAA domain-containing protein: MILDVMLDRLYRSLVNGPCLNARPHRSRQRLDVTMLAAFASPQSGELLARLLGPDAAAEVPARVPVFRMPDPAPRELTPAMKEAKAKSEAQESLLHKLREIAEDASDYEHDHGESALSIGFPILHVPPRPERTTRIVAPLGFIPINLAVRLGARKGVTISANADGIDRVVPNPALLAWIRQQTGQDVLDLFSDEEGNQPWQEVSGLVEAVSKALDIPNPPAIGEAVELTPVPKAEDMGDDPSILPAAVLGLFPLANQGLLSDTRWMVSEESKLVAPVATFLRPEAIGPSREDAVDGGPEAPAAELRRAFQDEHLVTYADPCQAAAVHAAAAKPVVVIHGPPGTGKSQTITNIIGSHLARGERVLFVCDKRTALDVVKYRLDAAGLGHLCALIHDPKREQKELYMSLRQRLDNLVDEPVIPSPARELTRINEQLEKIHAELRGYQHSLHGSSGEGESSFHDLFGQWLLLNPPEALLTPTASAGQITLQDAENAQASVEEITTRAAQSLYGQNPWRQSCGWSVGQFLSATPQDLAEHAGQVITLASTVDQFAHESLPVLGSEPLAPQAQARRGLAAALREVSPVFRLEAVAQIQAMDQASLERLAHLLDQVEGEIQKVRQAPLDTGLFLSAPPSAISIGQAAGNLAALEAFEPVCAKWYRFLFAGKAKAAKDALQGLGLTPSPESVASGIAYLRGVQARQKACGAVNVALGTEAARWMDDAEVLGLYDFLTRAIRGLSMVVSTPELAPHWDMVRAYLASKEHLDWLAYAFELSASRADAIATWEEHAAASGLLCESERRSMGETMRSNGSVTTTLEELKRLLPTLEHVLRLEAALAELPAAVRGQMEHIAMVGASHEEASAALRKLALANAIRQRLGADSALQHISSERVDSLLHSYIQLQEQKRVLTVQETQSWWQTRARQRLLAGTGTQMNSQGANLKTRLLTRGARALKLRKMIEVGQAADGGDPLYDLCPVWMSSPNTVAQIFPRTALFDVVVFDEASQCRLEEALPVLLRARRVVVAGDPKQLPPTRFFESGVVDSSDDEIESEEDAFQAQQADTEDLLGAALNLSVHEAYLDVHYRSSNAALIEFSNKSFYKGRLQAIPAHPNSLAPSSPLKLVQVGGLYKDRQNEREAQEVCRIVKELLNQPTPPTIGIACFNLTQRELILETLDAEAEADPDFAAKLADARKRRGRQSFEGLFVKNLENVQGDERDHIIISTTFGVNPEGKFRRGFGPLSATNGGRRLNVLVTRARDQVHIVTSIPRSEYAAAVETPEGTQPNGRILLYQYLHYAEKLETEFKQKNADLQEAAKELQGKMVELQNSYPSVAALGCGRDTNQHLGLGGFVHWGNDGFCVDVALNHPEKPLYVTAGLLCDFNRYGKAPDPVDWEAFRHFILERLTKWKLCRIWSPSAFRDIHANRHQILRKHQECMGAIGEGPAG; the protein is encoded by the coding sequence ATGATCCTTGATGTCATGCTCGACCGGCTCTATCGCAGCCTGGTTAACGGACCGTGCCTCAATGCCCGTCCCCATCGCAGCCGCCAACGCCTGGACGTGACCATGCTGGCGGCCTTCGCAAGTCCCCAGTCGGGCGAGCTGCTGGCACGTCTCCTGGGGCCCGATGCCGCGGCGGAGGTGCCGGCGCGGGTGCCGGTTTTCCGCATGCCGGACCCGGCACCCCGGGAGTTGACCCCGGCAATGAAGGAGGCCAAGGCCAAGTCGGAGGCCCAGGAATCACTCCTGCACAAGCTTCGGGAGATCGCCGAGGATGCGAGCGACTATGAGCATGACCACGGGGAGTCGGCGCTGAGCATTGGGTTCCCGATCTTGCATGTGCCCCCACGCCCGGAGCGCACGACCCGGATTGTCGCTCCGCTGGGCTTCATTCCGATCAACCTTGCGGTGCGTCTGGGAGCCCGCAAGGGGGTGACGATCTCGGCCAATGCCGATGGGATCGACCGCGTGGTGCCCAATCCCGCCCTTTTGGCCTGGATTCGGCAGCAAACCGGCCAGGATGTCCTGGACCTGTTCTCGGACGAGGAAGGCAACCAGCCCTGGCAGGAAGTCTCCGGGCTTGTGGAGGCTGTCAGCAAGGCGCTCGACATCCCGAACCCGCCCGCCATCGGGGAAGCGGTCGAATTGACGCCTGTGCCCAAGGCGGAGGACATGGGCGACGATCCTTCGATTTTGCCCGCCGCGGTTCTTGGCCTTTTTCCTCTGGCCAACCAGGGACTCTTAAGTGACACGCGTTGGATGGTCTCTGAGGAGTCCAAACTGGTGGCCCCGGTGGCGACGTTCTTGCGACCCGAAGCGATTGGCCCAAGCCGTGAGGATGCGGTGGATGGCGGGCCTGAAGCCCCCGCCGCCGAGCTGCGACGGGCGTTTCAGGACGAGCATTTGGTCACTTATGCCGACCCCTGCCAGGCCGCGGCCGTGCATGCGGCAGCCGCCAAGCCTGTGGTGGTCATCCATGGTCCTCCGGGGACCGGGAAGAGCCAGACGATCACCAACATCATTGGTTCCCACCTAGCCCGTGGCGAACGGGTTCTTTTTGTCTGCGACAAGCGAACCGCGCTGGATGTGGTCAAATACCGGTTGGACGCGGCGGGTCTGGGCCATCTCTGTGCGCTAATCCATGATCCCAAGCGCGAGCAGAAGGAACTTTACATGAGCCTGCGCCAGCGGCTGGACAACCTGGTCGATGAACCGGTCATCCCCAGCCCGGCCAGGGAATTGACTCGGATCAACGAGCAGTTGGAAAAGATTCATGCCGAACTGCGGGGCTACCAGCACAGCCTGCATGGTTCGTCCGGGGAGGGAGAATCGTCCTTCCATGATCTGTTCGGCCAGTGGCTGCTCCTGAACCCACCGGAAGCCCTCCTGACGCCCACCGCCTCGGCGGGGCAGATCACCCTCCAGGATGCCGAGAACGCCCAGGCCTCGGTCGAGGAGATCACCACGCGTGCGGCCCAATCCCTCTACGGGCAAAACCCGTGGAGGCAGTCCTGCGGTTGGTCCGTGGGGCAGTTCCTGTCCGCCACTCCCCAGGATCTGGCCGAGCATGCGGGCCAGGTCATCACGCTGGCCTCGACGGTTGATCAATTTGCCCACGAAAGCCTTCCGGTCCTGGGATCTGAGCCGCTGGCGCCCCAGGCCCAGGCGCGCCGGGGATTGGCCGCGGCGCTCCGCGAGGTCTCCCCGGTTTTCCGTTTGGAGGCAGTGGCCCAGATCCAGGCCATGGACCAAGCCAGCCTGGAACGCCTTGCCCATCTCCTCGACCAAGTCGAAGGCGAGATTCAGAAAGTGCGTCAGGCGCCCTTGGATACTGGGCTTTTCCTGTCCGCACCGCCCTCGGCCATCAGCATCGGGCAGGCGGCGGGAAATCTTGCGGCTTTGGAAGCGTTCGAGCCGGTCTGCGCCAAGTGGTATCGATTCCTGTTCGCAGGCAAGGCCAAGGCGGCCAAGGATGCTCTGCAAGGCCTGGGCCTCACCCCAAGCCCGGAGAGCGTCGCCAGTGGGATTGCCTACCTCCGGGGTGTCCAAGCACGCCAAAAGGCCTGTGGAGCGGTCAATGTGGCCTTGGGAACCGAAGCCGCGCGGTGGATGGATGACGCCGAAGTCCTGGGGCTTTATGATTTCCTCACCCGTGCCATCCGGGGGCTCTCCATGGTCGTCTCGACCCCAGAGCTGGCCCCACATTGGGACATGGTGCGTGCATACCTCGCCTCGAAGGAGCATCTGGATTGGCTGGCTTATGCGTTTGAGCTGTCGGCCAGCCGAGCCGATGCGATTGCGACCTGGGAAGAACACGCCGCCGCCTCGGGCCTTTTGTGTGAGAGCGAGCGCCGCTCCATGGGAGAAACGATGCGTTCCAATGGATCGGTGACCACCACCCTGGAGGAACTCAAGCGGCTTCTGCCGACCCTAGAGCATGTGCTGCGTTTGGAGGCGGCCTTGGCCGAACTTCCTGCCGCGGTGCGGGGGCAGATGGAGCACATCGCCATGGTGGGGGCCTCCCATGAGGAAGCCTCTGCGGCCTTGCGCAAGCTGGCCTTGGCCAATGCCATCCGGCAGCGCCTGGGAGCCGACTCGGCTCTGCAACACATCTCCAGCGAACGGGTGGACTCACTGCTCCACAGTTACATCCAGCTTCAGGAGCAGAAACGCGTGCTCACCGTGCAGGAGACCCAGTCCTGGTGGCAGACACGTGCGCGCCAACGCCTGCTTGCCGGAACCGGGACCCAGATGAACAGCCAGGGCGCCAACCTCAAGACGCGGCTTTTGACCCGCGGGGCCCGTGCGCTCAAACTCCGCAAGATGATCGAGGTGGGCCAGGCTGCCGATGGTGGGGATCCGCTTTACGACCTTTGTCCGGTCTGGATGTCGAGTCCCAACACCGTGGCCCAGATTTTCCCGCGGACCGCCCTGTTCGATGTGGTCGTCTTTGACGAGGCCTCCCAATGCCGGCTTGAGGAAGCCCTGCCAGTGCTCCTGCGTGCCCGCCGGGTCGTTGTGGCCGGGGACCCCAAGCAGCTTCCCCCCACCCGCTTTTTTGAGTCTGGAGTAGTGGATTCATCGGACGACGAAATTGAGAGCGAGGAAGATGCCTTCCAGGCCCAGCAGGCGGACACAGAAGACCTGCTCGGTGCGGCACTGAACCTGAGCGTTCACGAGGCATACCTCGACGTTCATTACCGCTCGTCCAATGCGGCCCTTATCGAATTCAGCAACAAGTCCTTCTACAAAGGACGGCTCCAGGCAATCCCTGCACACCCGAATAGCCTGGCTCCGTCTTCGCCCTTGAAATTGGTTCAAGTCGGAGGCCTCTACAAGGATCGCCAGAACGAGCGGGAGGCCCAGGAAGTTTGTCGGATAGTCAAAGAGCTGCTCAACCAACCTACGCCGCCGACCATCGGCATCGCCTGCTTCAACCTGACCCAGAGGGAGTTGATTCTGGAAACTCTCGACGCGGAGGCGGAGGCAGACCCCGATTTTGCGGCCAAACTTGCCGATGCCCGCAAACGCCGCGGCCGCCAATCCTTCGAAGGGCTTTTCGTGAAGAACCTGGAGAACGTCCAGGGGGACGAGCGCGACCACATCATCATCTCCACTACTTTCGGGGTCAACCCTGAGGGCAAATTCCGCCGCGGCTTCGGCCCACTATCGGCCACAAATGGGGGGAGGCGCCTCAATGTGCTCGTAACCCGTGCCCGCGACCAAGTCCACATCGTGACCTCCATTCCGCGATCTGAATACGCCGCCGCTGTCGAAACGCCGGAAGGAACCCAACCCAACGGGCGGATCCTGCTTTACCAATACCTCCACTACGCCGAGAAGCTAGAGACTGAGTTCAAACAAAAGAACGCCGACCTGCAGGAGGCCGCCAAAGAATTGCAGGGCAAGATGGTTGAACTCCAGAACAGTTACCCGTCGGTGGCTGCACTGGGGTGTGGACGGGATACGAACCAGCACCTCGGCCTGGGTGGATTTGTCCACTGGGGCAACGACGGCTTCTGCGTGGATGTGGCTCTCAACCACCCAGAAAAGCCGCTGTATGTCACCGCGGGGCTCCTGTGCGACTTCAACCGCTATGGCAAAGCCCCAGACCCGGTCGATTGGGAGGCATTCAGGCACTTCATTCTTGAGCGTCTCACGAAATGGAAGCTTTGCCGGATTTGGAGTCCTTCGGCGTTCAGGGACATTCATGCGAACCGACACCAAATCCTCCGTAAACACCAAGAGTGCATGGGTGCCATCGGTGAAGGACCGGCAGGCTGA
- a CDS encoding WYL domain-containing protein, which translates to MKKPKKPLRRVSLNMLERFDRLKQEIQAGRLRSMEAVANELGVTRKTIWNDLQEMMRRGHDIAFDRAEGLWKYLKPPPGLNLTENEIFALMVAEKVVSASQGTGFEAPLRQTIRRFAVEKSAQYGFSWEDLRNGISIAREGLVNFDHDLYMTVVQALSRNQELEFHYRGIKDQAFRRRRVRPYHLRCGQGQWVLLGYEFAGGMIKTFALCRMRTARMLSTQFTSPDLSAIQAELEGSMGVYVGGEVVDVEVEFDPIAARWVQERIWHASQTIDDLPDGRLRLRLRVVQSPELERWILGWGEHAKVIHPPSLCDSIGRRLVVAAQTYESKGSSDSECLRPPVNTQVR; encoded by the coding sequence ATGAAAAAGCCCAAGAAACCCCTCCGGCGGGTGAGCCTAAACATGCTCGAACGCTTTGATCGCTTGAAACAGGAGATCCAGGCCGGGCGTCTCCGGTCTATGGAGGCCGTCGCCAACGAATTGGGCGTGACCCGCAAGACAATCTGGAATGACCTCCAGGAGATGATGCGTCGGGGGCATGACATCGCCTTTGACCGGGCCGAAGGCCTCTGGAAATACCTGAAGCCGCCGCCAGGGCTGAACCTGACCGAGAATGAAATCTTCGCGCTGATGGTGGCGGAGAAAGTGGTCTCCGCCTCGCAGGGAACAGGATTTGAAGCGCCTCTTCGTCAAACCATCCGCCGGTTCGCCGTGGAGAAGTCCGCCCAATACGGGTTCTCCTGGGAGGATCTGCGCAACGGCATCAGCATCGCGCGCGAGGGCTTGGTCAACTTTGACCATGACCTCTATATGACAGTTGTCCAGGCGCTATCGCGGAACCAAGAATTGGAGTTCCACTATCGGGGCATCAAGGACCAAGCTTTTCGGCGTCGCCGGGTGCGGCCATACCATTTGCGCTGTGGCCAGGGTCAATGGGTGCTTCTGGGCTATGAGTTCGCCGGCGGCATGATTAAGACCTTCGCTCTCTGTCGTATGCGGACCGCCAGGATGCTCAGCACCCAGTTTACTAGCCCTGACCTTAGTGCGATCCAGGCTGAGTTGGAGGGAAGCATGGGGGTTTATGTGGGAGGTGAAGTGGTCGATGTTGAGGTCGAGTTTGACCCTATCGCAGCGCGATGGGTCCAGGAGCGGATTTGGCATGCCAGCCAGACCATCGATGACTTGCCAGACGGTAGGCTCAGGCTGCGACTGAGAGTGGTTCAGTCCCCAGAGTTGGAGCGGTGGATTTTGGGCTGGGGGGAGCATGCGAAGGTTATCCACCCGCCTTCGTTGTGCGACTCGATTGGCCGGAGGCTGGTTGTTGCAGCTCAGACGTATGAATCGAAGGGGTCATCCGACTCTGAGTGCCTCCGTCCTCCTGTGAACACTCAAGTCCGGTAG
- a CDS encoding DUF3892 domain-containing protein, with protein MTRTGKDKDGDITKLCNPQETWSPRHKADAIRDIETRAVVYKVAWTDGLVTDVRVVNGPTRKYLRTDRDTTTRNNLDDLPDC; from the coding sequence GTGACCCGAACAGGGAAAGACAAGGACGGCGACATCACCAAACTCTGCAACCCCCAAGAGACCTGGTCGCCACGCCACAAAGCCGACGCGATCCGGGACATCGAAACCAGGGCGGTGGTCTACAAGGTGGCGTGGACCGACGGCCTGGTGACGGATGTCCGGGTGGTCAATGGCCCCACCCGCAAATACCTCCGCACCGACCGGGACACCACCACCCGCAACAACCTCGATGACCTTCCCGATTGCTGA
- a CDS encoding metal-dependent hydrolase, protein MPNRNEHLIIGAAAGAAAALFMEYLKTIEQPGSAIDWNRVAIWTGVGTLAAALPDILEPAFNPRHRGPAHSALTFMAAFWLLQSDWLRHHVDPAMAEVIRAGLMGYLSHLAADATTPMGLPFLGSSSVL, encoded by the coding sequence ATGCCCAACCGTAACGAACACCTGATCATTGGCGCGGCCGCCGGAGCGGCCGCCGCCCTTTTCATGGAATACCTCAAAACCATCGAACAACCGGGCTCCGCCATCGACTGGAACAGGGTCGCCATCTGGACAGGTGTCGGCACCCTGGCCGCCGCTCTGCCCGATATCCTTGAGCCCGCATTCAACCCACGCCATCGCGGTCCAGCACACAGCGCTCTGACCTTCATGGCCGCCTTCTGGCTGCTTCAATCCGACTGGCTTAGGCACCACGTCGATCCCGCCATGGCCGAAGTGATTCGAGCGGGCCTCATGGGCTACCTCTCTCACTTGGCGGCCGACGCCACCACCCCGATGGGTTTGCCGTTCCTGGGATCAAGTAGCGTGCTATAG